In Streptomyces violaceusniger Tu 4113, one DNA window encodes the following:
- a CDS encoding DsrE family protein — MTAHLLIETGGPQTGPACERFLGDAARLARDGHQVVLFLVENGVTAAVPGTAPGIETFLGDGGELWVDSFSAAQRALPAADLTPRARLVEMDDVAAKLLEPRVRAVWH, encoded by the coding sequence ATGACGGCCCATCTGCTGATCGAGACGGGCGGACCGCAGACCGGACCCGCCTGCGAGCGGTTCCTCGGCGACGCCGCGCGGCTGGCCAGGGACGGCCACCAGGTGGTGCTGTTCCTCGTCGAGAACGGCGTGACGGCCGCCGTCCCCGGCACCGCGCCGGGCATCGAGACGTTTCTCGGCGACGGCGGCGAGCTGTGGGTGGACTCCTTCTCCGCCGCCCAGCGCGCCCTGCCCGCCGCCGATCTGACGCCCCGGGCGCGGCTGGTGGAGATGGACGACGTGGCCGCCAAGCTGCTGGAACCGCGGGTCAGGGCGGTGTGGCACTGA
- a CDS encoding thioesterase family protein: MTAAAPPMSTKALLTDATTVRLRPRYEGSNICTWIGFKHVNYLVEEAVLVHFADSGAPARRLYEEHGLGLDIVALETRILHAFHMDDVAEAEVTPDTADDDRTLGFRVTLRVERDGSVLKAVAAKVRVSLRADAYLPEPAEPPAEFAPFVVDRLGAEGPTGELARIRVSLPDGDEDAVLASLTEGRNAYAWKWNIPYPYCHFTERLQMSGYLRLMEEAKDRFVLDRGISIKTLLDDRRWIPVVPQSSVRVVDEAVMEEDLYTVYTVEEIFKDLTYTARMDCFVVRDGTLTLTATGRITHGYAVIENRSDWRLVPFDQRVLDALAGMQSGT; encoded by the coding sequence ATGACCGCCGCCGCCCCGCCGATGTCGACCAAAGCCCTGCTGACGGACGCCACCACCGTCCGGCTGCGCCCGCGCTACGAGGGCTCGAACATCTGCACCTGGATCGGCTTCAAACACGTCAACTACCTCGTCGAGGAAGCCGTCCTGGTGCACTTCGCGGACTCCGGGGCGCCCGCCCGGCGGCTGTACGAGGAGCACGGTCTCGGGCTGGACATCGTCGCCCTGGAGACCCGCATCCTGCACGCCTTCCACATGGACGACGTAGCCGAGGCCGAGGTGACGCCCGACACCGCCGACGACGACCGCACCCTCGGCTTCCGGGTGACCCTCCGCGTGGAGCGCGACGGCTCGGTCCTCAAGGCCGTCGCCGCCAAGGTGCGGGTCTCACTGCGCGCCGACGCCTATCTGCCGGAGCCCGCCGAACCCCCCGCCGAATTCGCGCCGTTCGTGGTGGACCGGCTGGGGGCCGAGGGGCCCACCGGCGAGCTCGCGCGGATCCGGGTGTCGCTGCCGGACGGCGACGAGGACGCCGTCCTGGCCTCGCTGACCGAGGGCCGCAACGCCTACGCCTGGAAGTGGAACATCCCCTATCCGTACTGCCACTTCACCGAGCGGCTGCAGATGTCCGGCTATCTGCGGCTGATGGAGGAGGCCAAGGACCGCTTCGTCCTGGACCGCGGCATCTCCATCAAGACCCTGCTGGACGACCGCAGGTGGATACCGGTCGTCCCCCAGTCCTCGGTACGCGTCGTCGACGAGGCGGTCATGGAGGAGGATCTCTATACCGTCTACACGGTCGAGGAGATCTTCAAGGACCTCACCTACACCGCCCGGATGGACTGCTTCGTCGTCCGCGACGGCACGCTCACCCTCACCGCCACCGGCCGGATCACCCACGGCTACGCGGTGATCGAGAACCGCAGTGACTGGCGGCTGGTCCCCTTCGACCAGCGGGTGCTGGACGCGCTGGCCGGAATGCAGAGCGGCACCTGA
- a CDS encoding SDR family oxidoreductase, translating to MITRLEGSWCLVLGASSGMGLAIAHELAREGVHILGVHFDTTDGQEKAAVAREEMRGHGVEAHFFNANAASARTREELLPRFEELTGGTGIRIVVHSLAFGTLLPYVGAEGEDGLTARQMNMTLDVMAHSLVYWTQDLFTAGLLREGAKVYAMTSAGGTRVMPYYGAVSAAKAALESHVRQLALELAPSGIAVNALRAGVTPTPSMERIPGSDRLAAHARDLNPHRRLTRPEDVAEAVSLLSRTDSSWITGNVIGVDGGELLT from the coding sequence ATGATCACCCGACTCGAAGGTTCCTGGTGCCTGGTCCTGGGCGCCTCCAGCGGTATGGGCCTGGCCATCGCCCATGAACTGGCCCGCGAGGGCGTCCACATCCTGGGCGTCCACTTCGACACCACCGACGGCCAGGAGAAGGCCGCCGTCGCCCGGGAGGAGATGCGCGGCCACGGCGTCGAGGCCCACTTCTTCAACGCCAACGCGGCCTCCGCCCGCACCCGCGAGGAGCTGCTGCCCCGGTTCGAGGAGCTGACCGGCGGCACGGGCATCCGGATCGTGGTGCACTCCCTGGCCTTCGGCACCCTGCTGCCGTACGTCGGCGCGGAGGGCGAGGACGGCCTGACCGCCCGCCAGATGAACATGACGCTCGACGTGATGGCGCACTCCCTCGTCTACTGGACCCAGGACCTGTTCACCGCGGGGCTGCTGCGCGAGGGCGCCAAGGTGTACGCGATGACCAGCGCCGGGGGCACCCGGGTGATGCCCTACTACGGCGCCGTCTCCGCGGCCAAGGCCGCCCTGGAGTCCCATGTACGCCAGCTCGCCCTGGAGCTCGCCCCCTCCGGTATCGCCGTCAACGCGCTGCGCGCCGGGGTGACCCCGACCCCGTCCATGGAGCGCATCCCCGGCAGCGACCGGCTCGCCGCCCACGCCCGGGACCTCAATCCGCACCGGCGGCTGACCCGGCCCGAGGACGTCGCCGAAGCCGTCTCGCTGCTCTCGCGCACCGACTCCTCCTGGATCACCGGCAATGTGATCGGCGTGGACGGAGGTGAGCTGTTGACATGA
- a CDS encoding beta-ketoacyl synthase N-terminal-like domain-containing protein → MSDARAAAGPQMATKAAPLRRVGGEANEEAARSEPAVGLVVTGIGTVGADGFDFRTALGRHGYKYLPAASQYFLAAAKGALAQAGPDAMEAVGPEERGAAVGTNSAAVALHHTMDRTVTVTGAGDLSPVTAPYFSINLFGSRLATEHDLKGFNLTFTSPRVAGLEALQNGQRAIATGRARWLLAGATEEALPESEPGAETSEAGAVALVLEPETAARSRGVAALGRVGVRSFFLPPRVAASAEGAERAAALLRDALDALGHRPDQPLAVTAVLDGSPVGEAVAVALEEKVLDELAPGGRTAAGKPERVLAGAGALEPVARVAAALGAPAGHAHAVVTAAAEGNAAVCLVTPGGATPGGAAGAEASSAEASSR, encoded by the coding sequence GTGAGCGACGCACGTGCGGCCGCCGGGCCGCAGATGGCGACGAAAGCCGCGCCTCTGCGCCGCGTGGGCGGAGAAGCGAACGAGGAGGCAGCGCGCAGCGAACCGGCCGTCGGCCTGGTGGTGACGGGCATCGGCACCGTGGGCGCGGACGGCTTCGACTTCCGTACGGCGCTCGGCCGGCACGGCTACAAGTACCTGCCCGCCGCCTCCCAGTACTTCCTCGCCGCGGCCAAGGGCGCGCTGGCACAGGCGGGCCCGGACGCCATGGAGGCGGTCGGGCCCGAGGAGCGGGGCGCCGCGGTGGGCACCAACAGCGCGGCCGTCGCCCTGCACCACACGATGGACCGTACGGTCACCGTCACCGGGGCCGGGGATCTGTCCCCGGTCACCGCGCCCTACTTCTCCATCAACCTCTTCGGCAGCCGACTGGCCACCGAACACGACCTGAAGGGCTTCAACCTCACGTTCACCAGCCCCCGGGTCGCGGGCCTCGAAGCGCTCCAGAACGGCCAGCGCGCCATCGCCACGGGGCGGGCCCGGTGGCTGCTGGCCGGGGCCACCGAGGAGGCGCTGCCCGAGAGCGAACCGGGGGCGGAGACCTCGGAGGCCGGAGCCGTCGCGCTGGTGCTGGAGCCCGAGACGGCCGCCCGGAGCCGGGGGGTGGCGGCGCTGGGCCGGGTGGGCGTCCGCTCGTTCTTCCTGCCGCCGCGGGTGGCCGCCTCCGCCGAGGGGGCCGAGCGGGCCGCGGCGCTGCTGCGGGACGCGCTGGACGCCCTCGGCCACCGGCCGGACCAACCCCTGGCCGTCACCGCCGTCCTGGACGGCTCCCCGGTCGGCGAGGCCGTGGCGGTGGCGCTGGAGGAGAAGGTGCTGGACGAGCTGGCGCCGGGCGGGCGGACAGCGGCCGGGAAGCCCGAGCGGGTCCTGGCGGGCGCGGGCGCCCTGGAGCCGGTGGCGCGCGTGGCCGCCGCCCTCGGCGCACCGGCGGGCCACGCCCACGCCGTCGTCACCGCGGCGGCCGAGGGGAACGCCGCGGTCTGCCTGGTCACCCCGGGCGGTGCCACCCCGGGCGGGGCCGCAGGGGCGGAAGCGAGCAGCGCGGAAGCGAGCAGCCGATGA
- a CDS encoding beta-ketoacyl-[acyl-carrier-protein] synthase family protein, giving the protein MSQLVTGAGAVASVGEGVDEVFQALCAGISGLGELRGFDPERYRTRHAYEIDDRPAPGADLPGRATDWLLRAVGEAAAQAGLGEDLSEVPVLVGTGLRELRSAELAWRDGTPFDIDRLHFGTALRTRFSAVRTHTFSGACSASLYALALAADLLTTGAEDTVVVAGVDTLTESMYGLLDRVNSEPPDRVRPFDRNRRGVLMGDGAAAVVLRREEPGAGTGALGRVRAVSMNCDARHVTAPDPRGIARAVHEAQWRAGVTPGDIDLVLLHGTGTQLNDAAEAAAIAEVFGHEVRGPLMTAIKSMTGHTSGGSGLLSLIVALESLASGRVPPTLGLAEPLPEAAAFRFVREEARDGGDLRVAQIDAFGFGGVNAVAIVERAGR; this is encoded by the coding sequence ATGAGTCAGCTGGTGACCGGCGCCGGGGCCGTGGCGAGCGTGGGCGAGGGCGTCGACGAGGTCTTCCAGGCTCTGTGCGCCGGCATCAGCGGACTCGGCGAACTGCGCGGCTTCGACCCGGAGCGGTACCGGACCCGCCACGCCTACGAGATCGACGACCGCCCCGCGCCCGGCGCCGACCTCCCGGGCCGCGCCACCGACTGGCTGCTGCGCGCGGTCGGCGAGGCCGCGGCCCAGGCCGGGCTCGGCGAGGACCTGAGCGAGGTGCCCGTCCTCGTCGGCACCGGGCTGCGGGAACTGCGCTCCGCCGAACTCGCCTGGCGCGACGGCACGCCCTTCGACATCGACCGGCTGCACTTCGGCACCGCGCTGCGGACACGTTTCAGCGCGGTCCGTACCCACACCTTCTCCGGGGCCTGCTCGGCCTCCCTCTACGCACTGGCACTCGCCGCCGACCTGCTGACCACGGGGGCCGAGGACACCGTGGTGGTGGCCGGTGTGGACACCCTCACCGAGTCGATGTACGGGCTGCTGGACCGGGTCAACAGCGAACCTCCCGACCGCGTCCGGCCGTTCGACCGGAACCGCCGCGGGGTGCTGATGGGCGACGGCGCGGCGGCCGTGGTGCTGCGTCGGGAGGAGCCCGGCGCGGGAACCGGCGCGCTCGGCCGGGTGCGCGCCGTCAGCATGAACTGCGACGCGCGCCATGTGACCGCCCCGGACCCCCGCGGCATCGCGCGGGCGGTGCACGAGGCGCAGTGGCGGGCGGGCGTCACACCGGGCGACATCGATCTCGTGCTGCTGCATGGCACCGGCACCCAACTGAACGACGCCGCCGAGGCCGCCGCCATCGCCGAGGTCTTCGGCCATGAGGTGCGCGGGCCCCTGATGACCGCCATCAAGTCCATGACCGGCCACACCTCGGGCGGCTCCGGTCTGCTCAGCCTGATCGTCGCGCTGGAGTCCCTGGCGTCGGGCCGGGTGCCGCCCACCCTGGGCCTGGCCGAACCGCTGCCCGAGGCCGCGGCGTTCCGGTTCGTCCGGGAGGAGGCGCGGGACGGCGGGGATCTGCGGGTCGCGCAGATCGACGCGTTCGGCTTCGGCGGTGTCAACGCGGTGGCCATCGTGGAGAGGGCCGGCCGATGA
- a CDS encoding beta-ketoacyl synthase N-terminal-like domain-containing protein, giving the protein MTQGPGEVVVTGVGLALPGADTPDALLRGTACPVTGPAAEPFDTAARIGRRGHRYKDRATRLALCAALDALRSARLIPSDGEEVMVPGDTVGVVASSNLGNLDTACLTAAAIAERSAVDLSPMSLPNASSNVIASWVAIRHGLRGPNLMLCNGATSGLDAVHWGAALVAAGRVRRAVVIGVETHNAVVEDLLGRPAAELLDGAAAIVVEGAHWAEARGARAAATLGPYERRAGLSGCVEALLPGGAAPGVWFTPERYAEGPAGARAGAEGPAGAVPVPQSVPRYDVTSAVGRASGALGVLQCAAAIGWLARAEAGTDAETGAGPQAAGPDAGPETGAGSGIAAGPGAAPGPVPVPASRQALITSGDDTADAVAGLLLRPTPDRCHPHPPRAPLSAMECSR; this is encoded by the coding sequence ATGACGCAGGGCCCCGGCGAAGTCGTCGTCACCGGCGTGGGCCTGGCCCTCCCGGGTGCCGACACCCCCGACGCGCTGCTGCGCGGCACCGCCTGCCCCGTCACCGGGCCCGCCGCCGAACCGTTCGACACCGCCGCCCGGATCGGCCGCCGGGGCCACCGCTACAAGGACCGGGCCACCCGGCTGGCGCTGTGCGCCGCGCTCGACGCGCTGCGGAGCGCCCGCCTGATCCCCTCCGACGGCGAGGAGGTGATGGTGCCGGGCGACACCGTCGGCGTGGTCGCCAGCTCCAATCTGGGCAACCTCGACACCGCCTGCCTCACCGCCGCCGCCATCGCCGAGCGTTCGGCCGTGGACCTCAGCCCCATGAGCCTGCCGAACGCCTCCAGCAATGTGATCGCCTCCTGGGTCGCCATCCGCCACGGACTGCGCGGCCCCAACCTGATGCTGTGCAACGGGGCGACATCCGGCCTGGACGCCGTCCACTGGGGCGCCGCACTGGTCGCGGCGGGCCGGGTCCGGCGCGCGGTGGTGATCGGCGTGGAGACGCACAACGCCGTCGTGGAGGATCTGCTCGGCCGGCCCGCCGCTGAACTGCTGGACGGCGCGGCCGCCATCGTCGTCGAGGGCGCCCACTGGGCCGAGGCGCGGGGAGCGCGAGCCGCCGCCACCCTCGGCCCGTACGAACGGCGGGCCGGGCTCAGCGGCTGTGTGGAGGCCCTGCTGCCGGGCGGCGCCGCGCCCGGCGTCTGGTTCACCCCTGAGCGTTACGCAGAGGGGCCCGCCGGGGCCCGTGCCGGGGCCGAGGGGCCCGCCGGGGCCGTACCGGTTCCGCAGTCAGTGCCGCGCTACGACGTCACCAGCGCGGTGGGCCGGGCCTCCGGGGCCCTCGGGGTGCTGCAGTGCGCGGCGGCCATCGGCTGGCTGGCCCGCGCCGAGGCCGGGACGGACGCCGAGACCGGCGCCGGGCCGCAGGCCGCCGGGCCGGATGCCGGGCCGGAAACGGGAGCCGGGAGCGGCATCGCCGCCGGTCCCGGGGCCGCGCCGGGCCCGGTGCCCGTGCCCGCGTCCCGCCAGGCGCTGATCACCAGCGGTGACGACACCGCGGACGCCGTGGCCGGACTGCTGCTGCGCCCCACGCCCGACCGGTGCCACCCGCACCCCCCACGAGCCCCCCTTTCAGCCATGGAGTGTTCCCGATGA
- a CDS encoding beta-ketoacyl synthase N-terminal-like domain-containing protein — MDDVLVTGLGALSPLGAGTGAFWRGMHAAETAPVRVPDPLAHMDHPLMYLVPEADLPDGPEEQDGLPLGRGSQFALAAAREAVADAGLAALPGPGASGTTDAGLDPRRVAVALSTGMGDTDLHEGWWTGEAPASARWAPAFPLASVVGGWFGAQGVNTCVSNACAASGYALSMAADLIRSDEADVVIAGGAEAYSRVALACFNRLGAIDPERCRPFAAERRGTVFGEGAAVLVLESASHARARGARTVYGRLAGAGWSCDAHHATAPEPSGEQIERAMRVALGEAGAGAGVGPGAGSGSGGLGFVIPHGTGTALNDVVESRVLDALTPRTPLYSVKALIGHTGGAAGAFAALAASLVLHHKTLPPNVPVGTPDPECAVPLAYGSTPMTGAYGLVNAYAFGGNNISLVFGEAAA, encoded by the coding sequence ATGGACGACGTACTGGTCACCGGACTCGGCGCGCTGTCCCCGCTGGGCGCGGGCACAGGCGCCTTCTGGCGGGGGATGCACGCGGCGGAGACCGCGCCGGTGCGGGTCCCCGATCCGCTCGCGCATATGGACCATCCGCTGATGTACCTGGTGCCGGAGGCCGACCTTCCGGACGGTCCTGAGGAGCAGGACGGGCTGCCGCTGGGACGCGGCTCCCAGTTCGCGCTCGCGGCGGCGCGCGAGGCGGTCGCGGACGCGGGGCTGGCCGCGCTGCCGGGGCCGGGCGCCTCGGGCACCACGGACGCCGGGCTCGATCCGCGCCGGGTGGCCGTCGCCCTCAGCACCGGTATGGGCGACACGGATCTGCACGAGGGCTGGTGGACCGGCGAGGCCCCCGCGTCCGCCCGCTGGGCGCCCGCCTTCCCGCTGGCCTCGGTGGTCGGCGGGTGGTTCGGCGCGCAGGGCGTCAACACCTGTGTCAGCAACGCGTGCGCCGCCAGCGGCTACGCGCTCTCGATGGCCGCCGATCTGATCCGCTCCGACGAGGCCGACGTGGTCATCGCGGGCGGCGCCGAGGCGTACTCCCGGGTCGCCCTCGCCTGCTTCAACCGGCTGGGCGCCATCGACCCCGAGCGCTGCCGTCCGTTCGCCGCCGAGCGGCGCGGCACCGTCTTCGGCGAGGGTGCCGCGGTGCTCGTCCTGGAGTCCGCCTCGCACGCCCGCGCGCGCGGCGCGCGCACCGTCTACGGCCGTCTGGCGGGCGCCGGTTGGAGCTGCGACGCCCACCACGCGACCGCCCCCGAGCCCTCCGGCGAGCAGATCGAGCGCGCGATGCGCGTGGCGCTGGGCGAGGCGGGGGCCGGGGCAGGGGTCGGGCCCGGAGCCGGGTCCGGCTCCGGCGGGCTGGGGTTCGTGATCCCGCACGGCACCGGCACCGCGCTCAACGATGTCGTGGAGAGCCGGGTGCTGGACGCGCTGACCCCCCGGACGCCGCTCTACAGCGTCAAGGCGCTCATCGGGCACACCGGCGGCGCTGCGGGCGCGTTCGCCGCGCTGGCCGCCAGTCTGGTGCTGCACCACAAGACGCTGCCGCCGAATGTGCCGGTCGGCACGCCCGATCCCGAGTGCGCGGTGCCGCTGGCGTACGGCTCCACGCCCATGACCGGGGCGTACGGGCTGGTCAACGCCTATGCCTTCGGGGGCAACAACATCTCGCTCGTCTTCGGGGAGGCCGCCGCGTGA
- a CDS encoding DsrE family protein, whose protein sequence is MPRPVPRTDVLLNLFGAPHQTDLVTSALRLASALLARGARVQIWTCGDATRLTGAALGDTKPRDYTDLGREHPSTARVVRELIEDHPDRLYWYVCRFCAEERGAAEQIPQVRTRAPFVFAEHVNAADKSLLMGVC, encoded by the coding sequence ATGCCCAGGCCCGTCCCCCGTACCGATGTGCTGCTCAATCTCTTCGGCGCGCCCCATCAGACCGACCTGGTCACCTCGGCGCTGCGGCTGGCGTCCGCGCTGCTCGCCCGGGGGGCCAGGGTGCAGATCTGGACCTGCGGCGACGCCACCCGGCTGACCGGCGCGGCCCTCGGCGACACCAAACCGCGCGACTACACCGACCTGGGGCGCGAGCATCCGTCCACCGCCCGCGTCGTCCGCGAGCTGATCGAGGATCACCCCGACCGGCTGTACTGGTACGTGTGCCGCTTCTGCGCCGAGGAGCGGGGCGCCGCAGAGCAGATTCCGCAGGTGCGCACGCGGGCCCCCTTCGTCTTCGCCGAGCATGTGAACGCGGCGGACAAGAGCCTGCTCATGGGGGTGTGCTGA
- a CDS encoding helix-turn-helix transcriptional regulator, which yields MGSDNLEETLGQALRLLESAVHHHRRSALASASAELPVAGEAVAGWVARLVLRAERDVIWSLPEVTGEDHARLVGQTLAQLAGKGVRTRMLCPPGVIRGAAWQRSVGTVARLEVRVCEGVRQELVVVDGAAVIAPDASPGEPGGSRASMIQNSTVADMLHQLLCGMWDTAQRPMRPLSFEGGARGRVLREVLKLMAEGYKDDAAARKLGLSVRTYRRYVADIMRDLQVESRFQAGVRAVRAGLMESDPD from the coding sequence ATGGGGTCGGACAACCTGGAGGAGACTCTGGGCCAGGCGTTACGCCTGCTGGAGTCCGCAGTGCACCACCACCGCCGCTCCGCGCTGGCCTCGGCGTCCGCCGAACTGCCGGTGGCCGGGGAGGCCGTGGCCGGGTGGGTGGCGCGGCTGGTGCTGCGCGCCGAGCGGGATGTGATCTGGAGCCTGCCCGAGGTGACGGGCGAGGACCACGCCCGGCTGGTCGGACAGACGCTCGCCCAACTGGCGGGCAAGGGGGTCAGGACCCGGATGCTCTGCCCGCCGGGCGTCATCCGGGGTGCGGCGTGGCAGCGCTCGGTGGGGACCGTGGCGCGGCTGGAGGTCCGCGTCTGTGAGGGGGTGCGGCAGGAGCTGGTGGTCGTGGACGGCGCGGCGGTCATCGCGCCCGACGCCTCGCCGGGCGAGCCCGGCGGCTCCCGCGCCTCGATGATCCAGAACTCGACCGTGGCCGATATGCTGCATCAACTGCTGTGCGGCATGTGGGACACGGCCCAGCGCCCGATGCGGCCCCTGTCGTTCGAGGGCGGCGCGCGCGGCCGGGTGCTGCGCGAGGTGCTGAAGCTGATGGCGGAGGGCTACAAGGACGACGCGGCGGCCCGCAAACTCGGCCTTTCGGTGCGTACCTACCGTCGCTATGTGGCTGACATCATGCGGGACCTGCAGGTCGAATCGCGGTTCCAGGCCGGAGTGCGCGCCGTGCGCGCCGGGCTGATGGAGTCCGACCCCGACTAG
- a CDS encoding acyl carrier protein, giving the protein MTAIVEERRETIKEIVTDILEIDPDEVSETSLFKEEHDADSLRAIEILAALEKTFNIVIEQSELSRMVNLQSVYEVVSDAAGW; this is encoded by the coding sequence ATGACCGCCATCGTCGAAGAGCGTCGTGAAACCATCAAGGAAATCGTCACCGATATTCTTGAGATCGACCCCGACGAGGTCTCTGAGACCAGTCTCTTCAAAGAAGAGCATGACGCGGATTCACTGCGTGCCATTGAAATACTCGCGGCTTTGGAGAAGACCTTCAATATCGTCATAGAGCAGTCCGAACTCAGCCGGATGGTGAACCTTCAAAGCGTCTACGAGGTTGTCTCCGACGCGGCGGGCTGGTGA
- a CDS encoding beta-ketoacyl-[acyl-carrier-protein] synthase family protein, whose translation MRGEPGRRVVVTGLGAVSGIGIGAAEFLAGLRAGKSAAGPITAFDTEGFDRSTACEVKDFEPDRWIRNLDVRTLGRASRFSVAAARMAVADAGFAESESALRDIPCLISVGTTDGESRDLDHLVEEEVDLGPERMDPTVARRVPAGRLSSAIAQEFGLTRAEAVTLPTACAAGNYAIGYGFDAIRGGDVDLALCGGADALCRKTFTGFYRLGTIAPERCQPFDKDRKGILTGEGAGILVLESLESALARGARIYAEVLGYGLNCDADHPVAPNQDSVARCMRLALDNAHVKPEEVDFISAHGTGTKANDITEARAIRQVFGDAAPPRTVSIKSMIGHSMGAAGALASIACALALTEGFIPPTINHQETDPECGLDCVPNQAVDADLKVVQNNGLAFGGNNAVVIFGKSRADWS comes from the coding sequence ATGCGTGGTGAGCCGGGTCGCAGGGTCGTCGTCACCGGCCTCGGTGCGGTGTCCGGAATCGGCATCGGCGCGGCGGAATTCCTCGCCGGACTGCGCGCCGGGAAGAGCGCGGCGGGCCCCATCACCGCATTCGACACGGAGGGCTTCGACCGCTCTACGGCGTGTGAGGTCAAGGATTTCGAGCCGGACCGGTGGATTCGGAATCTCGATGTCCGGACCCTGGGCCGGGCGAGCCGGTTCTCGGTCGCGGCGGCCCGTATGGCGGTGGCCGACGCCGGATTCGCCGAGTCGGAGAGCGCGCTGCGCGACATCCCCTGTCTGATCTCCGTCGGCACGACCGACGGCGAGTCCAGGGACCTGGATCATTTGGTCGAGGAGGAAGTGGACCTGGGGCCCGAGCGGATGGATCCCACGGTCGCCCGGCGGGTGCCCGCCGGACGGCTTTCGAGCGCGATCGCCCAGGAGTTCGGCCTCACCCGGGCCGAGGCGGTCACCCTCCCCACCGCGTGCGCCGCCGGGAACTACGCGATCGGCTACGGCTTCGACGCCATCCGCGGCGGGGACGTGGACCTCGCGCTGTGCGGTGGGGCCGACGCCCTGTGCCGTAAGACCTTCACCGGCTTCTACCGCCTGGGCACCATCGCCCCCGAGCGCTGCCAGCCCTTCGACAAGGACCGCAAGGGCATTCTCACCGGCGAGGGGGCGGGCATCCTGGTGCTGGAGAGCCTGGAGTCGGCGCTGGCCCGGGGCGCCCGTATCTACGCCGAGGTCCTCGGCTACGGACTCAACTGCGACGCGGACCACCCCGTGGCCCCCAACCAGGACAGCGTGGCCCGCTGTATGCGGCTGGCCCTGGACAACGCCCACGTCAAGCCGGAAGAGGTCGACTTCATCTCCGCGCACGGCACCGGCACCAAGGCCAACGACATCACCGAGGCCCGCGCCATCCGCCAGGTGTTCGGGGACGCCGCCCCGCCGCGCACGGTCTCCATCAAGTCGATGATCGGCCATTCCATGGGCGCCGCCGGGGCGCTGGCCTCGATCGCCTGCGCCCTCGCGCTCACCGAGGGCTTCATCCCGCCGACCATCAACCACCAAGAGACCGACCCGGAATGCGGTCTGGACTGTGTGCCCAACCAGGCCGTGGACGCCGACCTGAAGGTGGTCCAGAACAACGGTCTGGCCTTCGGCGGCAACAACGCCGTCGTCATCTTCGGCAAGAGCCGAGCGGACTGGTCATGA